One genomic region from bacterium encodes:
- a CDS encoding SAM-dependent DNA methyltransferase yields ENPLDHRLVKRLLPGYLEEVAELEAKKAKMEAAIKGTATSDDDEREESEDSLSETDLKAAKKELAGVKKRLKATQDGFAKRLQEARSELDEDVAFDLVLGILRADLDDILGRYEADHRQLVVAAFEGWWNKYASPKPAVAD; encoded by the coding sequence GAGAATCCGCTGGACCACCGCCTTGTCAAGCGGCTTCTCCCCGGGTATCTGGAGGAGGTGGCTGAACTGGAGGCGAAGAAGGCGAAAATGGAGGCCGCCATTAAGGGTACAGCGACTTCGGATGACGACGAGCGAGAGGAGTCTGAAGATAGCCTTTCCGAGACTGACCTGAAAGCGGCGAAGAAGGAGTTGGCCGGTGTCAAGAAAAGACTAAAGGCGACACAAGATGGCTTCGCGAAACGCCTCCAGGAAGCTCGGAGTGAGTTGGATGAAGACGTCGCCTTCGACCTTGTCCTTGGCATCCTACGCGCTGATCTTGACGACATCCTCGGTCGCTACGAGGCAGACCACCGGCAACTGGTCGTCGCAGCCTTCGAAGGATGGTGGAACAAATACGCCTCTCCTAAACCAGCTGTAGCTGACTAA